Proteins co-encoded in one Arachis hypogaea cultivar Tifrunner chromosome 11, arahy.Tifrunner.gnm2.J5K5, whole genome shotgun sequence genomic window:
- the LOC112723478 gene encoding uncharacterized protein, which translates to MANQGAKKRKEENARHMARLRQVIISCNVIYALVRMLFFHSTFTWKHWIGLIVTSLAYFIPYKQLAKMATPSYDDDGELLDGGFDMTTGGVCGYLHDVIYITCFVQVMSIISGKFWYTYLVIPAFGAYQSFGFIKRFLPGRSEEPYEDEKTRKKREKMEKKASRPKFVKTRTR; encoded by the exons atggcGAATCAAGGCGCTAAGAAACGCAAGGAAGAGAACGCTCGTCACATGGCTAGGCTTCGCCAAGTCATCATATCCTGCAAC gTAATCTATGCATTAGTGAGGATGTTGTTCTTCCATTCCACATTCACCTGGAAGCACTGGATTGGGCTAATTGTGACATCTCTGGCATATTTTATACCATATAAACAACTTGCTAAGATGGCGACGCCAAGTTATGATGACGATGGTGAACTTTTAGATGGTGGTTTTGATATGACTACTGGTGGAGTTTGTGG CTATTTACATGATGTTATCTACATAACATGCTTTGTGCAAGTTATGTCTATCATCTCTGGAAAATTTTGGTACACATATCTTGTG ATACCAGCTTTTGGAGCATACCAATCTTTTGGCTTCATTAAAAGGTTTTTGCCAGGACGTTCAGAG GAACCATATGAAGATGAAAAGACCCgcaagaagagggaaaagatggAGAAGAAAGCATCCAGGCCTAAGTTCGTCAAGACAAGAACTAGATAG